One Natator depressus isolate rNatDep1 chromosome 13, rNatDep2.hap1, whole genome shotgun sequence genomic region harbors:
- the LOC141997569 gene encoding olfactory receptor 10D3-like, whose amino-acid sequence MEMENCTVVSEFILLGIPNTKGLETILFVTFLSFYLCTLLGNLLIFSVILADPRLHTPMYFFLCNLSILDLGFSSISTSKLLANLWAKSRTISLGGCMSQVFFYHFLGSTECLLYTVMAYDRYMAICHPLRYLLIMNWRVCALLAAGTWITSSFHATILTSLTFTLPYCGSNTVDYFFCDIFPVIKLACADTYIIETVTFTNTGMVPTTCFLLILTSYVRIAASVVRMRSAEQGLKAVSTCASHLTVVCFFFGPCALLYTQTSLSKVLATPIQIFCDVVTPMLNPVVYTLRNKEVKAAFRRMKGG is encoded by the coding sequence ATGGAAATGGAGAATTGCACTGTGGTGTCTGAATTCATTCTCTTAGGGATCCCCAACACCAAAGGTCTTGAGACCATCCTCTTTGTCACCTTCTTATCCTTCTACCTCTGCACCCTGCTGGGCAACCTGCTCATCTTCTCAGTCATCCTTGCTGACCCCCGTctgcacacccccatgtacttcttcctctGCAATCTCTCCATTCTAGACCTCGGATTCTCTTCCATCAGCACCTCTAAATTGCTGGCCAACCTCTGGGCCAAGAGTAGAACCATCTCGTTGGGTGGGTGCATGTCCCAGGTCTTTTTCTACCACTTCCTGGGCAGCACCGAGTGCCTGCTCTACACCGTCATGGCCTACGACCGGTACATGGCCATCTGCCACCCCCTGCGCTACCTGCTCATCATGAACTGGAGGGTGTGTGCcctcctggccgccggcacctgGATCACCAGCTCCTTCCACGCCACCATCCTCACCAGCCTGACCTTCACGCTGCCCTACTGCGGGTCCAATACGGTGGACTATTTCTTCTGCGACATTTTCCCGGTGATCAAGCTGGCCTGTGCAGACACATACATCATCGAGACTGTGACTTTCACCAACACTGGTATGGTGCCCACGACCTGCTTCCTCCTCATCCTCACATCCTACGTCAGGATTGCTGCCTCCGTGGTGAGAATGCGCAGTGCTGAGCAAGGTTTGAAAGCCGTCTCCACTTGCGCATCGCACCTGACGGTGGTATGCTTCTTCTTTGGGCCCTGTGCCCTCCTCTATACCCAGACGTCCCTGAGCAAGGTGCTGGCTACCCCCATTCAGATCTTTTGTGATGTGGTCACCCCGATGCTGAACCCGGTGGTCTATACACTGAGGAATAAGGAAGTCAAGGCAGCATTCAGGAGAATGAAAGGTGGCTAA